In Aedes albopictus strain Foshan chromosome 3, AalbF5, whole genome shotgun sequence, the following are encoded in one genomic region:
- the LOC134291688 gene encoding uncharacterized protein LOC134291688 produces the protein MAVAQSTFFRYIDENFGHNTVETMKSYATNNKKLAHLESRKSFLVQCRRQGVFPRHIINSFKCVHELLADNGPYINKIDRTIRRFKKAILNLEIKQTFHKIRETTKDMDGIMGNIRSLTSDSVAEEYSTTQRAAYNKWLRKKDGETARKVTKIVRELNDNGTGEPSYNERAILNATGVDIPAETLHLLSLGPKFALPTTSPSQVPFYHFLADTERILLTNGDQNVQNRNRCKVVNATQNFIHGFHSMVELRDSTTTFCERATNTTKQFLRAHPEVCVLSADKGNRTVIMLREDYDRKMQALVNDTTTYEKLRADPTTRFQNGNNNIIKRLKDLHLIDNRTANELKANNSICPRIYGQPKAHKQDLPLRPVIPNITAPTYKLAKYIANILQNSLHSRYSTRSSFEFCDEVNNIKLPEGYIIISLDVTSLFTNVPRWLVTRNIIHRWNEIDTNINLDLFLEIVEFVMEASYFCYDGQFYKQTFGTAMGSPLSPILADIVLDSVIDAAMESLPFEITIFKKYVDDIFMAIPQNTEQQVLVAFNKVEPRLQFTIEAENERRLPFLDMTVIRNQDQTLATEWYAKPIASGRMLNYNSFHQPKHKINVANNFIHRVCSLTRNKSMNEIGTIIHQHLLRNNYPKQLINRLLNLYINKRRQNNVDEIPTASITELPNDDPSQPSCQPPNHPPSQPSCQPPNLPPSQPSCQLPSRPPSQPLCQPPNQLPDQPTINHTVPQHIPHQDLTSPTNHQTEDSIPDHHITNPMRHPTHGTEDETENPHRQNQTVSTTQQPIYRSIPYVPSLSDRVTKILSKDYPEITIATRQHRTVKNLHSKIKFPVKKDEISNIIYKIPCNDCDACYIGMTRNNLRKRLTGHRANVNKLDKLMNDEEHTHTNEAQIALIETTTALIEHCITQNHRFQLDHTNIIDHSHKPSTLPFLEMCHITNTDKTVNKRTDTDGLNTTYAGLLHDIKTIYRQDKSSKKSQTTEE, from the coding sequence ATGGCAGTTGCACAATCTACATTCTTCCGGTACATTGACGAAAATTTTGGACATAACACGGTGGAAACTATGAAATCATACGCTACAAACAACAAGAAATTAGCGCATCTTGAAAGCCGAAAATCGTTCCTCGTCCAGTGTAGACGACAAGGTGTATTTCCGAGGCACATCATCAACTCATTCAAGTGTGTTCACGAGCTTCTGGCTGACAATGGACCATACATCAATAAAATCGACCGCACCATCAGAAGGTTCAAAAAGGCGATTTTGAATCTCGAAATAAAACAGACGTTCCACAAAATAAGGGAGACTACTAAAGATATGGACGGAATAATGGGCAACATACGCTCACTCACAAGCGACAGCGTAGCCGAGGAATACTCGACCACACAGCGAGCAGCGTACAATAAATGGCTAAGAAAGAAGGACGGGGAAACTGCTAGGAAGGTCACCAAAATAGTACGAGAACTGAACGATAACGGTACAGGAGAACCGTCTTATAACGAACGAGCAATCCTCAATGCAACAGGCGTAGACATCCCAGCAGAAACTCTCCACCTCCTCAGCCTAGGCCCGAAATTCGCCCTGCCAACCACTTCGCCATCCCAGGTTCCGTTCTACCATTTCCTTGCAGACACGGAGCGCATTCTGCTCACTAATGGGGACCAAAATGTGCAAAACCGAAATCGATGCAAAGTAGTGAATGCAACGCAGAACTTCATTCACGGCTTTCACTCTATGGTAGAGCTCAGAGATAGTACTACCACTTTCTGTGAACGGGCAACGAACACAACGAAGCAGTTCCTCCGTGCACACCCAGAAGTATGCGTTCTATCTGCCGACAAGGGGAATAGGACGGTCATCATGCTGAGAGAGGACTATGACCGAAAAATGCAAGCATTGGTCAACGACACGACTACCTACGAAAAGCTGCGCGCTGATCCCACGACTCGGTTCCAAAATGGGAACAATAACATAATCAAGAGGCTCAAAGACCTACACCTCATTGATAACAGGACAGCGAACGAGCTGAAGGCCAACAACTCCATCTGCCCTAGAATCTATGGACAGCCGAAGGCTCACAAACAAGACCTTCCACTCCGGCCGGTCATACCAAACATAACGGCACCCACATACAAGCTAGCCAAATACATCGCAAACATTCTGCAAAACTCGCTACACAGCCGATATAGCACGAGAAGCTCATTCGAATTTTGCGACGAAGTGAACAACATCAAACTACCAGAAGGTTACATCATAATCTCTCTTGATGTAACTTCATTGTTCACAAATGTCCCACGATGGTTAGTCACCAGGAACATAATACACAGATGGAATGAAATCGACACCAACATAAATCTGGACCTATTCCTGGAAATTGTGGAGTTCGTTATGGAGGCCAGCTACTTCTGCTACGATGGGCAATTCTATAAGCAGACATTCGGAACAGCAATGGGCAGCCCACTCTCGCCCATCCTGGCAGACATAGTTCTAGATTCGGTCATCGATGCAGCTATGGAATCTCTACCATTCGAGATCACCATCTTCAAGAAATATGTGGACGACATCTTCATGGCGATTCCTCAGAACACCGAACAACAGGTACTGGTAGCGTTCAACAAGGTAGAACCAAGACTGCAATTCACCATCGAAGCAGAAAACGAACGGAGGTTGCCATTCCTAGATATGACCGTCATCCGCAACCAGGACCAAACTCTAGCTACGGAATGGTATGCCAAGCCAATCGCATCGGGACGTATGCTGAACTACAACTCCTTCCACCAACCGAAGCATAAAATAAACGTAGCGAACAATTTCATTCATAGAGTTTGCTCGCTAACGCGaaataaatcaatgaatgaaATAGGGACGATAATTCACCAACATCTGCTAAGGAACAACTATCCCAAGCAACTCATCAACCGGTTGTTAAACCTCTACATAAACAAACGGAGGCAAAACAACGTAGATGAAATTCCAACAGCATCGATCACTGAACTCCCGAATGATGATCCCAGCCAACCATCGTGTCAGCCACCCAACCACCCACCCAGCCAACCATCATGTCAGCCACCCAACCTCCCACCCAGCCAACCATCGTGTCAGCTACCCAGTCGCCCACCGAGCCAGCCATTGTGCCAGCCACCCAACCAACTACCAGATCAACCCACCATAAACCACACTGTACCCCAGCATATCCCCCACCAAGACCTAACATCACCAACAAACCACCAAACTGAAGACAGCATACCCGATCATCACATCACCAATCCGATGAGGCATCCCACGCACGGCACCGAAGATGAAACCGAAAATCCACATAGGCAAAACCAAACAGTAAGCACAACACAGCAACCAATTTATCGTTCCATTCCATACGTCCCATCTCTCTCCGACCGTGTCACAAAAATTCTGTCTAAGGATTACCCAGAGATCACTATCGCCACACGACAACACAGAACTGTCAAAAACCTCCACTCCAAAATCAAATTCCCTGTAAAAAAAGACGAAATTAGTAACATTATATATAAAATACCTTGTAACGATTGTGATGCATGTTACATCGGTATGACGAGGAACAATTTGCGAAAACGATTAACTGGACATAGAGCTAATGTAAACAAACTTGACAAATTGATGAACGATGAAGAACATACACACACAAATGAAGCCCAAATAGCACTAATAGAAACCACCACAGCCCTAATAGAACATTGTATAACACAGAACCACAGATTTCAACTTGACCACACCAATATTATAGACCATAGCCATAAACCTTCCACACTCCCATTTCTTGAAATGTGCCACATCACTAACACAGATAAAACGGTGAACAAACGGACAGACACTGATGGACTCAATACAACATATGCTGGTTTGTTGCACGACATCAAGACTATCTATCGACAAGACAAATCTAGTAAGAAATCGCAGACCACCGAAGAATGA
- the LOC134291689 gene encoding uncharacterized protein LOC134291689 has protein sequence MAVAQSTFFRYIDENFGHNTVETMKSYATNNKKLAHLESRKSFLVQCRRQGVFPRHIINSFKCVHELLADNGPYINKIDRTIRRFKKAILNLEIKQTFHKIRETTKDMDGIMGNIRSLTSDSVAEEYSTTQRAAYNKWLRKKDGETARKVTKIVRELNDNGTGEPSYNERAILNATGVDIPAETLHLLSLGPKFALPTTSPSQVPFYHFLADTERILLTNGDQNVQNRNRCKVVNATQNFIHGFHSMVELRDSTTTFCERATNTTKQFLRAHPEVCVLSADKGNRTVIMLREDYDRKMQALVNDTTTYEKLRADPTTRFQNGNNNIIKRLKDLHLIDNRTANELKANNSICPRIYGQPKAHKQDLPLRPVIPNITAPTYKLAKYIANILQNSLHSRYSTRSSFEFCDEVNNIKLPEGYIIISLDVTSLFTNVPRWLVTRNIIHRWNEIDTNINLDLFLEIVEFVMEASYFCYDGQFYKQTFGTAMGSPLSPILADIVLDSVIDAAMESLPFEITIFKKYVDDIFMAIPQNTEQQVLVAFNKVEPRLQFTIEAENERRLPFLDMTVIRNQDQTLATEWYAKPIASGRMLNYNSFHQPKHKINVANNFIHRVCSLTRNKSMNEIGTIIHQHLLRNNYPKQLINRLLNLYINKRRQNNVDEIPTASITELPNDDPSQPSCQPPNHPPSQPSCQPPNLPPSQPSCQLPSRPPSQPLCQPPNQLPDQPTINHTVPQHIPHQDLTSPTNHQTEDSIPDHHITNPMRHPTHGTEDETENPHRQNQTVSTTQQPIYRSIPYVPSLSDRVTKILSKDYPEITIATRQHRTVKNLHSKIKFPVKKDEISNIIYKIPCNDCDACYIGMTRNNLRKRLTGHRANVNKLDKLMNDEEHTHTNEAQIALIETTTALIEHCITQNHRFQLDHTNIIDHSHKPSTLPFLEMCHITNTDKTVNKRTDTDGLNTTYAGLLHDIKTIYRRDKSSKKSQTTEE, from the coding sequence ATGGCAGTTGCACAATCTACATTCTTCCGGTACATTGACGAAAATTTTGGACATAACACGGTGGAAACTATGAAATCATACGCTACAAACAACAAGAAATTAGCGCATCTTGAAAGCCGAAAATCGTTCCTCGTCCAGTGTAGACGACAAGGTGTATTTCCGAGGCACATCATCAACTCATTCAAGTGTGTTCACGAGCTTCTGGCTGACAATGGACCATACATCAATAAAATCGACCGCACCATCAGAAGGTTCAAAAAGGCGATTTTGAATCTCGAAATAAAACAGACGTTCCACAAAATAAGGGAGACTACTAAAGATATGGACGGAATAATGGGCAACATACGCTCACTCACAAGCGACAGCGTAGCCGAGGAATACTCGACCACACAACGAGCAGCGTACAATAAATGGCTAAGAAAGAAGGACGGGGAAACTGCTAGGAAGGTCACCAAAATAGTACGAGAACTGAACGATAACGGTACAGGAGAACCGTCTTATAACGAACGAGCAATCCTCAATGCAACAGGCGTAGACATCCCAGCAGAAACTCTCCACCTCCTCAGCCTAGGCCCGAAATTCGCCCTGCCAACCACTTCGCCATCCCAGGTTCCGTTCTACCATTTCCTTGCAGACACGGAGCGCATTCTGCTCACTAATGGGGACCAAAATGTGCAAAACCGAAATCGATGCAAAGTAGTGAATGCAACGCAGAACTTCATTCACGGCTTTCACTCTATGGTAGAGCTCAGAGATAGTACTACCACTTTCTGTGAACGGGCAACGAACACAACGAAGCAGTTCCTCCGTGCACACCCAGAAGTATGCGTTCTATCTGCCGACAAGGGGAATAGGACGGTCATCATGCTGAGAGAGGACTATGACCGAAAAATGCAAGCATTGGTCAACGACACGACTACCTACGAAAAGCTGCGCGCTGATCCCACGACTCGGTTCCAAAATGGGAACAATAACATAATCAAGAGGCTCAAAGACCTACACCTCATTGATAACAGGACAGCGAACGAGCTGAAGGCCAACAACTCCATCTGCCCTAGAATCTATGGACAGCCGAAGGCTCACAAACAAGACCTTCCACTCCGGCCGGTCATACCAAACATAACGGCACCCACATACAAGCTAGCCAAATACATCGCAAACATTCTGCAAAACTCGCTACACAGCCGATATAGCACGAGAAGCTCATTCGAATTTTGCGACGAAGTGAACAACATCAAACTACCAGAAGGTTACATCATAATCTCTCTTGATGTAACTTCATTGTTCACAAATGTCCCACGATGGTTAGTCACCAGGAACATAATACACAGATGGAATGAAATCGACACCAACATAAATCTGGACCTATTCCTGGAAATTGTGGAGTTCGTTATGGAGGCCAGCTACTTCTGCTACGATGGGCAATTCTATAAGCAGACATTCGGAACAGCAATGGGCAGCCCACTCTCGCCCATCCTGGCAGACATAGTTCTAGATTCGGTCATCGATGCAGCTATGGAATCTCTACCATTCGAGATCACCATCTTCAAGAAATATGTGGACGACATCTTCATGGCGATTCCTCAGAACACCGAACAACAGGTACTGGTAGCGTTCAACAAGGTAGAACCAAGACTGCAATTCACCATCGAAGCAGAAAACGAACGGAGGTTGCCATTCCTAGATATGACCGTCATCCGCAACCAGGACCAAACTCTAGCTACGGAATGGTATGCCAAGCCAATCGCATCGGGACGTATGCTGAACTACAACTCCTTCCACCAACCGAAGCATAAAATAAACGTAGCGAACAATTTCATTCATAGAGTTTGCTCGCTAACGCGaaataaatcaatgaatgaaATAGGGACGATAATTCACCAACATCTGCTAAGGAACAACTATCCCAAGCAACTCATCAACCGGTTGTTAAACCTCTACATAAACAAACGGAGGCAAAACAACGTAGATGAAATTCCAACAGCATCGATCACTGAACTCCCGAATGATGATCCCAGCCAACCATCGTGTCAGCCACCCAACCACCCACCCAGCCAACCATCATGTCAGCCACCCAACCTCCCACCCAGCCAACCATCGTGTCAGCTACCCAGTCGCCCACCGAGCCAGCCATTGTGCCAGCCACCCAACCAACTACCAGATCAACCCACCATAAACCACACTGTACCCCAGCATATCCCCCACCAAGACCTAACATCACCAACAAACCACCAAACTGAAGACAGCATACCCGATCATCACATCACCAATCCGATGAGGCATCCCACGCACGGCACCGAAGATGAAACCGAAAATCCACATAGGCAAAACCAAACAGTAAGCACAACACAGCAACCAATTTATCGTTCCATTCCATACGTCCCATCTCTCTCCGACCGTGTCACAAAAATTCTGTCTAAGGATTACCCAGAGATCACTATCGCCACACGACAACACAGAACTGTCAAAAACCTCCACTCCAAAATCAAATTCCCTGTAAAAAAAGACGAAATTAGTAACATTATATATAAAATACCTTGTAACGATTGTGATGCATGTTACATCGGTATGACGAGGAACAATTTGCGAAAACGATTAACTGGACATAGAGCTAATGTAAACAAACTTGACAAATTGATGAACGATGAAGAACATACACACACAAATGAAGCCCAAATAGCACTAATAGAAACCACCACAGCCCTAATAGAACATTGTATAACACAGAACCACAGATTTCAACTTGACCACACCAATATTATAGACCATAGCCATAAACCTTCCACACTCCCATTTCTTGAAATGTGCCACATCACTAACACAGATAAAACGGTGAACAAACGGACAGACACTGATGGACTCAATACAACATATGCTGGTTTGTTGCACGACATCAAGACTATCTATCGACGAGACAAATCTAGTAAGAAATCGCAGACCACCGAAGAATGA